In Panicum virgatum strain AP13 chromosome 5K, P.virgatum_v5, whole genome shotgun sequence, the genomic window gacgatatccacgACAGCTGCCACGCCCAACGCCATGCctcacagtgtactttctacagtatccgactactgtaccccgcgattcgggggaaaacgacgacttccacgcccccactcatgtgcgccgcccctccttgtgactataaaaggaggaggcatgccTCCTTTAGACGGGACGACGCTCCAGACGAGATCCATCATCACTTACGCTCAGGCATCCCTATTCGCTACGTTCAACCcttcttctagcagagacttgggagccttcctccctctctcgcctcgcttgtaccccctactacaagcgctccgggtgcaagataatacagtgccctcgcacaccccctttgctggacgtacggccccgcggccggaaccaggataaaccgtgcgttactgtgttgtctcctgcatcatcatctgggacgagaaaacacacagcatttactagttggcaTCCgagcccccgggtcgggacaccgacagtttgGTTTGTGTTAAAACAAATTTTAGGCGCTGTTTAGATTTTTACCCGTaaacccgtaaacacaaaaaaacatcacatcgaatgttttgacacatgcatggagtactaaatgaagtctatttacaaaactttttgtatggatgggctgtaaatcgcgagacgaatctaatgagcctacttaatccatgatttgcaacagtgatgctacagtaactatccgctaattatggattaatcatggattaattagcatcattagattcgtctcgcgatttacaacccatctgtgcaaaaaattttgtaaatagacttcatttagtacttcaaattaggaAAATTccatcgcaaatttttttttgcgttagaactaaacacggccttagcaCAACTTTGATCATTAATTACGATATCAAACAAggccagtttacaaaatcaatttCAGAACCTCTACACTAGGAActctaaagaatctaatgagatatttgacagcgtgattagaggatgattactgtagcattactgtagccaatcatcgattaattaccgtcgttagattcgtcacgaaaagttatactcatcccgaaattttttttaaatagacttcatttaatattctATGCACGTGAgattattttttcaaaaaacgCGTTCTAGAATGGAGTAGTACAATCCAAACACGGCCTGTATGCATTAGCCTAGCTAGGTAGAGTTGGAAGCTGGAATCTGGGAGCCTGGCCGCACGAGGTGTGCTCAGGTCACGAGATTCTGATATGCCACGGGAACGGGACAGGACACGAGAGCCCGCTGCTGACTTCGGTCGTCGACGTGCTCGTGCACCTTCTTCCCCGTTTGTCTCCGGCGCCCCGGCCTGCTCGGCTTGGCCCAGTACAGAGATTCAGCAGCACGGGCTTCTGCCGTTGTGACTGATTCATGACCCGGCCCAACAGATCGTGGCCCAGAAGCCAGAAGAGAAGCAACCCACTCGGAAGGCCGGCGCCTCTGACGCGAGCCCGTGACACGACACGATGCGACGCGACGCGACGGCAGGGGCGCGGCTGTGAATCCGCCGAGATCGCCGCGGAATCCCTCCCGTTTCCCGGAACGCAACAGACCGCCGCGCGCAAGGAACCAACCACCCCCACCGACCCTTTCCTCTCCggggggtggtggtggctgggctGGGGCCTGGGGGCGGAGCGAGCCCCGCAACGACGCCGTGCACCGCGCGCAAAAGCCGAGCGCCTCGGCACGACGCAACTCCGGAGGATCGGAGCAGCACGAGAGCGACCCGACCCGACCTCGATCCTGCGACGGCGTCAGCTGCTGAGCAGCCGGCAGGGCTCGGCCGCTCGGCTCGGTAGGTAGTCAGTAGCCGCGCAAGTAGCTAGGGGCAGTCATCATGACGCGGAAgcagccagcggcggcggcgcggcagcagcagcggggcggggccgggggagcggcgggcgcgggggcgACGACAAGGCCGGCGCTGAGGCGGGGGGGCGTGGAcgccggaggaggacgagctGCTGGCGCGGGCCGTGGCGCGGGAGGGGGAGGGCCAGTGGCGCACgctgccgcggcgcgcgggcctGCTGCGCTGCGGAAAGAGCTGCCGCCTCCGCTGGATGAACTACCTCAGGCCGGACATCAAGCGCGGGCCCAtcgccgccgacgaggaggaCCTCATCGTCCGCCTCCACCGCCTGCTCGGCAACCGGTGCGTGTACACTATGCGCTGCGGTGTTAATTAGTGTAGTGTAGCAATCGAGCGGGCTCCCGCCGCCATGCTTTATCATTCAGTACACCATCGTGCGCGCTCGCCGCCTGCAGGTGGTCGCTGATCGCCGGCCGGCTGCCGGGGCGCACGGACAACGAGATCAAAAACTACTGGAACTCCCACCTCAGCAAGAAGCTCATCAAGCGGGGCATCGATCCGCGGACGCACATGCCGCTGGCCGCAGCGGCTGCTAGTGCTACCTCCCACTCCAACCGCGACCCagtagcagcagctgctgctcccGACAAGaccccaccgccgctgccggtgCTGGAGCCTCcggtggtggcgccgccgccgccgctgacagAGCAGCCGAGCTCCTCGTCCGGCGCCGGCGTTGGAGGCGGCGACTTCCCCGCCATGACGGGCCTCGGCGCTGAGGTCTTCGAAGGATTGGGCGATCCGTTCTGCGCCCTGGACGCCGCAGGCCGTGGCGGCTTCGACATTGGCTGCCCCATGATCGACGACGGCACCTTCTATTCGTTCCTGGACTCGTTGGTCAGCGAGAACCAATTGGCCGATTACTTCGGCGATCACAAGGAGACTGGTGGTGGCAACGATCAGGCTGGAACTTAGCTGATAGTACACGGTTATACAGTAACTTCATCTGCATTTTAGTCCTCAACTGTTCAGTGCATTTGGCTAATCATGCATGAGCAGCTATGCATGTATACAAGTACTGCTTCTCTTAGTCtctttggtggtggtggtggtgtacaGTGTACTAGTGTTTTATATATGTGTGTGATACTGTGATGAAATCATGGGAAAACATGTGAGATAACAAGAACATCATGTATGGATTCCAAAGAGCTACTGCATTGGTACTGCAGTATCTGGTTTAATGTCTGCTGTATGTGATGAAATGATGGGAAAACATGTGAGATAGCAAGAACATGTATGGATTGCAAAGAACTACTGCATTGGTGCTGTAAGGTCTGGTTTAATGTCTGCACCTACTGCTCATGTGTGTGCATTAGTATGTGTCTAGTGGGCAGTTTGAGCACCTGCAGGCAACAAACCTGCAGGTCTGCCCCTCTATATGTGCACGCACAGAGGATTCGACAATGCTACCCGTTGCAATAAACAGTCGGGACTCGATTTGTATGTTTTTGCCACATCCATGCTGATACTGGACTGTCTGAAATCGCACGGTTGTTGACCGgtgtaacaatccaaaaattaGAATTCAAATAAACAAACTTTCTTACACGTGGCccccacatgtcagtctctcccttccctctcccatACTTCTTCCTGTTCTGCACGTCGCAGTAATGGCCCGAGCTCTCCCGAAGCTCCCCGCTGTGCTTGCCGTCGTGGAGCCCGATCCCGGTTTCCCGGCCGTCGGTGACGCCGCCAAGTCGCCCACGACGTctcccgagctcgccacctgcctTCACTCTCGTTCACGCTCCCGTTCCTCTCTTTCTCCTCCCTGCGTTCGCCATGAACGGCTCTTGAAGCTCCTCGCGTTCGTCGGACCGATTCGCGAGCTCCGCTCCACGAATTCCAAATCCACTTcacccgaagttcctccacctCTCTAGCGACCTTCCCAACCCCTTCAATCCTAGCCACGACCCCTGCTTCATCGGAAATCGGAGGTTTCCCGGCCGCCAGCCATTAAAGCCGCTCGGAGCTCTGGTCGCCGTCGAAATCCCTCGTCCGATCATCGTTTTCGTTGCTTGACGGCTCAAATCGACCCTAGGTGAGCCACTGGTGCTCATGCTCTCCACGTTCCTCCGCGTTCGCAAGGTTTCCACGCTCGTTCTCGaccacgccgccgtcggccgaactgcgtcgccgccgccgcacgctgagcgccccgctcgcgccgcctcccgccCAGTTTGCGCGCGCACCAGGCCCGCCCGAGCCCTCTGCTGCTCAACCCGcgtcgcaccgccgccgcctgaccccgccgccgccggcgcaagcgcgccgccgcctcccctgccctagcgccgccgctggcgcgactgcgcgccgccgccaccgcctctgcgccgcccccCGCGCCGTACCGCCACCGCGGGACTGGGCGCGCGAGCcaagggccccgccgccgccctgctcgccgtcggccggcgccgccgccgcggcctcgccccagcgccgccgcgagccgcgcgCCTGGTCGCGTTGCCCCCCCCTCTCTGTTTTGGGTCACTGGCAAaaggggcccacgggtcaggggTTAAAgggatttatttattttgtgatttATTTCGGCTGTAgattgtaaattccatataaattcaaggaaaaatgtgaaaaatatgaaataaattttgttggattttTTTATAGTAGGATCtatggaggaaaaatatccacagtggcaaaatgacctttttacccctgcaataatttagattgtgtttagtcttgtttaattaatttctatagatctgttaatctaaagattatgaaatttttgcagtagcttactttaaacatgagtgatccaccataaaattttcatactcatagGACCTAGTTTAGTATATGAATATAATATGGAACCAAACTTAAATATGTGTATaggtataataatatttattctaCATGTagatttttatacaaattataagaGGCAATTAATAATGTCTTTGCgagtcatattttattttatagtaaATCATGCTCTAATTGATAATTTGGCCTCTAGTTGTTCCTAGCACTTAGGGTTAAAGTTATTTATCACCATACTTGCATCCTTTTATGTAAAttattaatttgtttaatgtttatcATCTAATGGCAAAGTCATGTTGGCATTTACTCGTTGTCTCTTATGCATGACATTTACTCattgtttcatatgcatacatatagaatccgcgaccgaggaagtcgtatacgaggtgatcgcggagccgcaggagcagacggagccagccccgcaggcgtttcgtgacgacccggcccaaggcccagtggacACTAGCTCTAAGCAGCAGCccacaggcaagccccggtgcacatccgtttatttcaaactatgacacctatattatgtttctattacttgtgcattaggttcaggaattatttgaaaccctagttgcatgatccctaggtctcctcgagttatactagtatatagaggacgatagaaatgctatgcttaatagaactcggtagaagacgagtgatttcgggtcactcgcgagatataggttatctcgttattttgagtatatggaatattggaataggttggataaggaaaagaaaatggagaccgggcggggaaaggttagccccgcctgtgtcggttaaggaccgttcgttgcctggccctgtgatcgagtttgaattgtactaaccgcatgccgggagtaggaggtagtcgaaaccggtaagccgagtactgccttgttttgaaagtacagaacttcatcaccaccccttagggcgagtcgggtagtcgcggagaattgggatgcctatgtttacttttggtggtctctcgttgagcccggctgactatatgtaggtggggcggttctgtagttcgaggcggggaggggaatggttggcatgtatagtccgacggggcaaatacgtgccgtgttggttaggtccaccttgcaaggttaaatcggatcgatccgccgtacgtcgcatctcggatatgagcaccttgatcacggcACCACATCGTAGTGATGCTATATGGATTTTAAGTGATGATTAGTAGAGTCTACCAGAAATTATTACTCCATGTTGTTATGattgcttagcaggtgcaaataaTAGTTATTGATTTACGAATatagaatttggagctaaaagagGGAGAATAAGGACTCATTTCTAGAACTTTTTCTGCAAAAGTAACcaacagccaaaagccttgcatgtctagttacgtgggctaagttatatccactggtcgggtaagccttgcggagtattagtatactcagggttgtggctcaaactatttcaggtcaagatgagatagacttctgcccttgttgtgctaagttcatccagcttggcgcggatggttgggaggtgTCAGGACCAGATGTTTAGTCCTTGCTAGTTACAaaatcacacacccgtgggctgagtgtgtgattcgatACGGCGCTTCATGTATCATAGACGCCAGGTTTTCTAGATCGGActttgttttaaaataaagt contains:
- the LOC120707725 gene encoding transcription repressor MYB5-like; translation: MNYLRPDIKRGPIAADEEDLIVRLHRLLGNRWSLIAGRLPGRTDNEIKNYWNSHLSKKLIKRGIDPRTHMPLAAAAASATSHSNRDPVAAAAAPDKTPPPLPVLEPPVVAPPPPLTEQPSSSSGAGVGGGDFPAMTGLGAEVFEGLGDPFCALDAAGRGGFDIGCPMIDDGTFYSFLDSLVSENQLADYFGDHKETGGGNDQAGT